Proteins co-encoded in one Marmota flaviventris isolate mMarFla1 chromosome 9, mMarFla1.hap1, whole genome shotgun sequence genomic window:
- the Mtch2 gene encoding mitochondrial carrier homolog 2 has protein sequence MADAASQVLLGSGLTILSQPLMYVKVLIQVGYEPLAPTIGRNIFGRQVCQLPGLFCYAQHIASIDGRRGLFTGLTPRLCSGVLGTVVHGKVLQHYQEFDKVEELGPANVQKEGSSSFDRVIKETTREMIARSAATLITHPFHVITLRSMVQFIGRESKYCGLCDSIVTIYREEGILGFFAGLIPRLLGDIISLWLCNSLAYLVNTYALDSGVSTMNEMKSYSQAVTGFFASMLTYPFVLVSNLMAVNNCGLAGGCPPYSPIYSSWIDCWCTLQKEGNMSRGNSLFFRKVPFGKTYCCDLRMLI, from the exons ATGGCGGACGCGGCCAGTCAGGTTCTCCTGGGCTCCGGTCTCACCATCCTGTCTCAGCCGCTCATGTACGTGAAAGTGCTCATCCAG GTGGGATATGAGCCTCTTGCCCCAACAATAGGACGAAATATTTTTGGGCGGCAAGTATGTCAGCTTCCTGGTCTCTTTTGTTACG CTCAGCACATTGCAAGTATCGATGGGAGGCGTGGGTTGTTCACAGGCTTAACTCCAAGACTGTGTTCAGGAGTCCTTGGAACTGTTGTCCATGGTAAAGTTTTACAG CATTACCAGGAATTCGACAAGGTTGAG GAGTTAGGACCTGCAAATGTACAAAAAGAAGGTTCATCTTCCTTTGACCGAGTTATCAAAGAG ACAACTCGAGAGATGATCGCTCGTTCTGCTGCTACCCTCATCACACATCCCTTCCACG TGATCACTCTGAGATCTATGGTACAGTTCATTGGCAGAGAATCCAAGTACTG TGGACTTTGTGACTCCATAGTAACCATCTATCGGGAAGAGGGCATTCTAGGATTTTTTGC GGGTCTAATTCCTCGCCTCCTAGGTGacatcatttctttgtggctCTGTAACTCACTGGCCTACCTCGTCAATACCTATGCACTGGATAGCGGG GTTTCCACcatgaatgaaatgaaaagttattCCCAAGCTGTCACAGGA TTTTTTGCCAGTATGTTGACGTATCCCTTTGTGCTTGTATCTAACCTTATGGCTGTCAACAACTGTGG gcTTGCTGGTGGATGCCCTCCTTATTCCCCAATATATAGttcttggatagattgctggtGCACGCTACAGAAAGAG ggaaatatgaGCCGAGGAAATAGCTTGTTTTTCCGGAAGGTCCCTTTTGGGAAGACTTATTGTTGTGACCTGAGAATGTTAATTTGA